The bacterium BMS3Abin02 genome contains the following window.
CATCGAGACCGTTCGACCATCTCACGGCACTGCCGATCTTCATCGACTACCTCCAAGACCGGCTTGAGGGCCCCACGACGGTCGTGTCGCCGGATGCCGGTGGCGTCAAGAGGGCCGAGCGCTACGCGCGGCATCTGAACGCGTACGTCGGCTTCGTGCACAAACGTCGGGAGGCCACCGAGCGGAATGTCTCCGAGGCGCTCGCGATGATCGGAAAAGTGCGGGGCAGGCACACGATCATCGTCGACGACATGGTCGATACGGCCGGCACGGTGACGAGCGCGGCCCGACTCCTCATGAAGAAGGGCGCTCTGTCGGTCCGGGTCGTCGCAACCCACGGTGTGTTGTCTCCGCCGGCCTTGGAGCGCATTGAAGAGTCATCGATCAAAGAGGTCCTCATCGCCAACACGCTTCCCGTGCCGGAGGAAGCCCTCGGGCTTTCGAAGCTGAAGGTCCTCTCGGTCGCTTCCCTCTTCGCCGAAGCACTCCAGGCGATCTTTGTCGATTCGAGCGTGTCGGAGATCTTCCTCGGAGAGAATCTCTAGACTCGTCCCGCCCGCGACACTTCGTGTTTTGTGGCGGCCGGCTCCCGGGATAGTGTTGGGACATGGACACGACGATCGTGCATGTCACCACGGGGAACCGAAGGGGGGTGTTCGACATCACCTCCGAGGCGGCTGCGTTCGTCTCCGGGCGCGGCGACGGCCTGCTGTCCGTATTCGCAGAGCATGCGACGGCCGGCCTCGCGCTGATCGAGACCGGCGCCGGAAGCGATGCCGATCTCATGGAGTCGATCGACACCCTCTTGCCGCGAGACGATGGCAGGTGGAGACACCGACACGGCAGCCCCGGCCATGGAGCCGACCATGTCCTTCCGGCATTCATCAGCCCGAGCCTCACCATTCCGGTCGTCGGAGGCAGGATGACGCTCGGAACGTGGCAGTCGCTCGTGGTCGTCGACCCGAACGCCGACAATCCCGAACGGAGGATCCGGTTGTCCTGGATCGAAGGATGATCAGATCGGAGGGAGCAGCACCGTCTCGCCCGGGTAGATGAGGTCGGGATTCCCTGAGCGAAGGACGCTCCGGTTCACATCGACCACTTTCGCCCAGTAGGTGGCGAGCCGCCGGTTGGCGGGATCCTCGCCGAACGACTGAAGATGTCGCCGCGCGATCTTCCACAAGTTGTCACCCA
Protein-coding sequences here:
- the prs gene encoding ribose-phosphate pyrophosphokinase — its product is MEIVGRKRLMLFSGSANPALADEIADFMNVDQGGLERSVFANGEIYVRPTESVRGADCFVLQSHSHPVNFHIMEQLLIIDALRRASAKRITAVMPFFGYSRQDKKGLPREPISARLMVDMYFAAGADRLVSIDLHSGQIQGFTSRPFDHLTALPIFIDYLQDRLEGPTTVVSPDAGGVKRAERYARHLNAYVGFVHKRREATERNVSEALAMIGKVRGRHTIIVDDMVDTAGTVTSAARLLMKKGALSVRVVATHGVLSPPALERIEESSIKEVLIANTLPVPEEALGLSKLKVLSVASLFAEALQAIFVDSSVSEIFLGENL